From Chloracidobacterium thermophilum B:
ACGGCGCTGTATGACGCGGTGTACCGGGTGTGCGAGGAAAAAATGTACAACGTGCCCACACCCCGGAAGATCATCATCGTCATTACGGACGGCGCCGATACCGCCAGCGAACACACGCTGGAGGAAGCCATCGAAATTGCCCAGCGTTATGAGGTGCTCATCTTTGGCATCAGCACGCGCAACGCTGGCTTTTTCGGCACCGGCGCCGGCATGGTGGCCGGTGAGGATGACGAGGCGCTGCGTAAACTGTGCACGCGAACCGGTGGCGACGTAGCCTTCCCTCAGAAGGTCATTGACCTCGAACGCGCCTTCCAGCGCATTGATCAGGCGGCCCGACGGTACTATCTGCTGTCATACGAACCACAGGACCCGGACACGCCCGGCTACCGGAAAATTGAAGTGCGGGTGGTGACGCGCAAGAACGTCAAGGTCAAGGCACGCGACGGCTACATGGTGCGGCGGCGGGCAGGCAGCGCTGGCTCATCGCTCTGAAACCGGCTCTGGAACCGTCTCCATCCGGCTGTGGCAGGCAGCCCAAGGCTGCGGACACGCTTTTCATTTGATGACGCCACGCTGTGAACTGGCGATGAAATCCAGCAGCAGGCGAATGCGCGGATGGTCGCCAAGTTTTTCCGTGATGGCGGCAACGGCCTGCGAGGTGTTGAGCTTTGAGTTGAGCAGCAGGCGGAAAGCCTGCTCGATGGCGCGCAGATCGGCATCTGGAAAACCGGCGCGCCGCAGCCCGATGCTGTTCGGTCCGTAGCACCGGGCATGGTTGCCGACGCTCCGGGCATAGGGCAGGGCATCCTTGACCACGACGGAATAGGCTCCGATGAAGGCGTAGGCTCCGACGCGGCAGAACTGGTGGACCCCGACATACGCACCAAGGATGGCATGGTCGTGAACTTCGACGTGTCCGGCCAGAGAGGCTCCGTTGGCCATGATGATGTGGTTGCCCACGATGCAGTCGTGCGCCACATGGCACTGCGCCATGAGCAGGTTGTCGTTGCCAATGCGCGTCACGCCGCCGCCAGCGCCGGTCCCCCGGTGCAGTGTGGCAAACTCGCGGATGATGTTGCGTTCGCCGATGATGAGTTCTGTCCGCTCGCCGGCGTATTTCAGGTCTTGTGGGTCCTGACCGACTGAAACGAAAGGGAACAGGCGGGTGCCGCGTCCGATGCGGGTGGGGCCTTCAATGACACAGTGCGCGC
This genomic window contains:
- the lpxA gene encoding acyl-ACP--UDP-N-acetylglucosamine O-acyltransferase; amino-acid sequence: MPIHPTAIINPQTRLGEQVSIGPYAIIGADVVLEDEVSVGAHCVIEGPTRIGRGTRLFPFVSVGQDPQDLKYAGERTELIIGERNIIREFATLHRGTGAGGGVTRIGNDNLLMAQCHVAHDCIVGNHIIMANGASLAGHVEVHDHAILGAYVGVHQFCRVGAYAFIGAYSVVVKDALPYARSVGNHARCYGPNSIGLRRAGFPDADLRAIEQAFRLLLNSKLNTSQAVAAITEKLGDHPRIRLLLDFIASSQRGVIK